The sequence AATGTGAACATTTCTATTTTTATGTCGTAGGCTACTCCAAGCAACGAGCAGGAGGTCTGTCCCAAATACAACATGATAATGGGGCAATATTTCAATATGGGATGATTTCACACAACCTTTTGGAGGAAAAAAATCTCCACAGATTAGGCTATTATCTGGCCAAACAAGTTTCAGATGAATTGGGCATTTTAGAAGTGGAAACATTATGAGAGATATTTCTTTACTTTAACTAGAGGTCATTAGGCTATTCAGATGTTTTCcacaaatgaaaataaacaacaGCAGAAGACTGCACAAAAACCCTGTCCTCCGTCACTCTCTGTGGCTAAAATGTTCATTTGATTTGCACCACAGCACAGGTTTCGAATTGAGAGTATCTACACCTGCTAATTTAACCGATGTATTGAACTAATATTCTACTTCCTCTGTTGAGTTGTTTGTATTTCTTTAGTTGTTGGGTAAATATTCAAGGATTATACATTTGCCATTCAAGGCTATACACACCTGTATCCCATATTTTCACATAAATCACTGCGTAAAGCTCTATGCAAAGAATTTGTCGCCTTCAATGGTAATATCCTAATTACAGATGTGCAATCAACCAAATACTGTTCTGTCCTGGCTGGAAGATGATATTTAAAACGACAATTTATTACTTTGTCTGCTAATTTTCCCAGATCTCCCCATGGCTATCTCCCCATGGCTAACGTAATGCAATTACAGTATATCATCTGCTGTCTATTTGAGAGAATGATCAGTGGGTTAATCATATCTACACAAGAGACACACCAGTGTTTCTACTGTTACTGGTGAGGGATTGGGTGATTTAACACATCCCCTCATTCCAATATTAACTTAATTCACTGAATGATATGGCACCTACATTTTTAACCCCTGTTGATTGACACTGGTGTGCAGAAAACACTGATATCCAAAGGGGTTGAACTTGTTTATTGTTAGGAACAGTTTCTCAGTGCTATTACGACAAGGAATTTTAACAGTTACAATTCCTTGTAATATGGCACGGTGGAAGTTTATGTGAGCAATACTAAACATATGTAATAGTTTCTTTCCTGTTTTTCTCACCATATTGCGTGCCCCCAGGTGGTGCACAAACAATAACAACAGAAGGGCATATTGCCATCGGGCCTTTATTGTAAAATTGCTTTTTTGCATGTGTGAACATTTTATGAGATATTATTTCCTTTTCTCTGAGTGGATTGTATGTTGACATATCATTTGCTCTCATGTGGGGTTATCTGGAGTTCAAATTAGGCGAACGGAGGAGTAAAAAATGTGTGATGAAACCTCAGTGGAGGTCCTGTCAGTTCTTCTCTGAGAGCTCTCCTTTCAAGTAAGCTACCCTAATGAACCAGGGAATATACTAAAGACTCAAGTTCCCTTAATAAGCATTCTTATCTTGTTGTTAACTTGTTGTGCAATTATCTCACTGTGCAGTCAAATAAAAACATACACACATCTCTAATACCTATAGCAGTACTGTTGTTCCACCTTCAATATATCAAACCTGCACCTTGTCTATCCTGTCCCTGTTCATACTGACTTCTAGCCCTAGTAGACACTTTGTCCTCGTTTTGCGCTCCATTTGTCTCCTTCCCCTCTCGGTGGGTGGCGATAATGTGAAGTGCTTAACAAACGAGCCCAAGAGTTGCTGAGCTGTTCCTGTAATGGCATCCGTGTCTCGCCAGTGTCACGGAGGGAAGGGGCGCACCGCACCGCGCTCCGGTGCTAGCAGCCTCCATGTGTTCTCGCTGACCTATGCACTACCTGCGCTCTAATGGGTCATATTTTAGCTCCCGTGGCGGTGACAAATGGCTCCACTCTAAAAGCCCTGTCCAAGGTGCTGAAACTCAGTTGATATATGGCGGAGTCCCTCTGATAAATGCCCCCATCAGTCCGCATGTGACGCCGATTCATCACCTCTCTGAGGTTTATGTTAGGAATCCATATTGGGTTTTAAATGAAAGAGAATATATTGCAATTCAAAGTCATTGGGTTTCtctgatgccacacacacacacacacacatataaagtaCAGTGTGTaagttatatacacacacactctctcttactCCCCAGTCATTGCCAAAACACGTCGTCCTGCCTGAGATTGCATTTTAGTAACAAAGTTAAAATGTCCGCCTTCAAGGGCAGTCCCAGTAATTGTGTTTGTCTACATCACACTGTTTTCCTTTTGCATGGTTTAGACAGTGATATGAAAAGATTTATGGGATTCATATTTATGAATTATAACATTTTGCATTTTATGGATAGCTGAGTGTTATTGATAAAGGAAGCTTAGATTGTTCCTTTCAGAGCATCCCAATATCGTATTCAGATTGTTCTAGGCAAGTCATCCTTGAAGTTGGGTCTTTCGTAATTACAATTTCAAGTAAGTAAGAGAAAGCATTACATTTCAATTAAAATACAATGTACTGTTTTTAAtgaaaaaaaattatttgatcatAAAATTGTTTACATATACACTGTTATTGTCTACTAGTCTAACAAGTTTTGCCAATTATAAACTGTATACGAGTGCTATTTCTTACTTATGGCCCTTGAGTGTTATTTAAACAGCACAGAAAATATTCCTCATTGTGGACCACAAAGACATCTCCACAAGGCGTTATAAAGCACAAGTCAATAACCGAGAGAGAAGACACAGTCTTTGTGCTGTGCTTTTTCGCAGTTGCACTGCATGAATGACCAATCAGTAGCCACGTATATCGCAATCTAGATACCTGTCTGTGCACGTTTTTGCTGCAATGACATAATTGTGTTGTATAAAAGAGTCTGTGGGTCTGGGATTAGCTGGTTACGTATTTATGCGTGAGGGCGCCGGCTTATGGTTCCATCATGTGTTCCAAGTTCCAGGAGTTCCAGAACCCAATGCTCTGTCATTGTCATGAAAAGAGGGCACATGAATCACACATGTCCAACACTCTTTCACCTTGTTTAAAATCCAGAACATTCATTTTCCTGCTCCAAGGCCGTTCCTTTCATTACATGGAGTTGTCTGGCAAGTCTATTACGGTCGCCTTCACCTTGACTCCAGCCACACAGAGTTCTGTGAGAGAAGAGGCGGAGCTGGGGCGGGTGCTAGGACCCAGCATTGACTCAGTTTGGTCCACCATCAACTTCCTGTAAAAGTGTTGGCTTTGCAGAGATGTGTATATGATGGAGCAAGCCACAGCGACCACGATGAAAAGCACAGCACATGCAGCCATCACCACTGTGTCCCACTTCTCACTGCTCTCCACCGTGTAAGCCAGTCCCTTTGTGGTGACATTGACACAGTCCTTGTTGTGTCTGAGCTGCATGCTCGTGACTTCCACACACACCCGGTACTGGGTGGAGGGGTTCAGGTGGGTGAGACGATACACCTTCACATCGGTTGGTACTCTAGCAGTGTATGCCATGGAGGGATGCTTAGCATTTGCCATTGTGAACCACTTTATATTGGATATAAGACCACCGTGAGTATTATCCCAAGACACCGAAACAGAGTTGGGCTGCACTGATCTAACGTCCACATGTAAAGCATTGCCATTATCAGAAGGATGTGGAAAGTATCCATCTACCACCAACAACACAGACTTGAGGTCTGCACCAACAAGATTGTGAGCGACACAGGTGTACAGCCCTGCCTCAAGCATGGTAGTGTCATAGATGTCAAAGGTCCCCTCTGGATGCATGTAGTACTTATCAGACACACTGTTGGGCAGGACTCTGTCCCCGGAGGGGGTGACCCAGTATATCTCTGGCTCCGGCTCGCCGAATGCCCGGCAGTGAAGCGTCACTGAGCTCCTTTTCCCAACGGTGACACGATCTGGGAGGCTCCCGGGCGAGATGAGCGGGAGGCAAATCTCGGTCATCTCCCTGAAGTGGACCTTGCGGACGTGCTGGCCCTGGTACTCCGGCGGATCCACACAGAAGAGGGAATCTGGCTCCATGAAGCGCACGCCGGTCTGGTTCATGTTGATCCAGCGGATGACGCAGTCGCAGCGGATGGGGTTGCTGTGCATGCTAACCTCACGCAGGTTGGGCAGGGAGTCCACAGTGCTGTGGTGCAGGGCGCTGAGGGCATTGCTGTTCAGCATCAGTGTTTCGAGTCTCGGCAACTTGTGGAAGGCATTGGGGTGGATGTAGGAGAGCTTGGGGTTGTTGGTGGCCTCGATCTTGGTCAGCTCTGGGAGATTGTTCAGGGCGAAGCTGTCGATGGACACCAGCACAGGCATGCTGTTGATGCCCAACTCTTTGAGGTGGATCATGTCCACAAAGTCCCCTCTCTGAATCCTCTCGATGGGGTTCTTGTTGAGATCCAGAAACTTCAGGCTCTTGGCTTTCTTCAGAGCGGCCTGTGGCACTCTGTCAAACAGGTTGTCGAAAAATGAAACACTCTCCAGGTTGTCGAGGCCAACCAGAGTGTCATCTGGGATTTCGGAGAGATTCATCCTGGCCAGAACCAAGCTGCGTAGGTTGACCAGGGGCTTGAAGTTCATGTCTGACAATTGGGCGATGGGGTTCTCCCCAATCATCAGGATCTCCAGGCGGGGCAGAGGCTGAAACCACACCCTGTTGATGCCCCTGAGGTGGTTGGAGTTGAGATGGAGCCGCAGGAGCCTCCCTAGCCCTCTAAAAGCACCAGGACTGATGGATGAGATCAGGTTGTGGTTGATGTAGAACTCCTGGAGGTTGGGCAGGGATGGGAGACAGTTGTCTGACAGTGCCTGAACCCAGTTCTCCTCCATGTGCAGTGACAGCAGCTGGGGAAGAGGACCCAGATGGACATCGCTCACAGAGGATATGTTATTCTGGGATAAATCTATCTCTGTGATATTAGCCAGGTAATCCAAAGGTTTCTCAACACTGATAATATTGTTGGTCTGTAACAATAGCACCTGTGTGTCTGAGGGCAGTCTCTCTGGCATTGTTGATAGGCCTAAGTCATTACAGTCCACCGTGGGAGCCTCGGTATAAATAGAGCTTGGAGAGAACCAGGGTCGTATCTCACACCGGCACAATGCAGAACAATGAGCAGCGCCCCCCTCCGAGGCCAGAACAAAGGCTGTCAGAGCTAGCTCCGCTAACAAACAAGCCAAGAACGCAGTCTTCTTCATCTTGGCCCCCTATTACCTTGAACTAGAAATTGGTCCTTATGGAGTCAGCTGTTAGCACTGTTAACTTCACAAATAAAGGCTCATTTGTTACCGCAGTGAGACAGAACGGATTTCTGCTGATGCCTGGTCCCTAAAGCTTTGGCCTTTTTGTAGTCGTTGTCTAGTCCTTGGCAATGAGGAAAGGAGCAGCCTTTCTTCAATTTACACTGTGCCAGGTTGTCAGGCAAGTTGGATGTGTGAAGGTCAATGTATCCTTCAGGAAGTCTGTCGGTGAAGAACAGGGAGGGTTGAGGAGGAACGCTCTGGCTTGGGCTGGGGATGGATCACTCTGTCTTCCATCATTATTATCCTCAATCACAGTCACTCGTCGTGTCAATTTCCATCTGGGGAGAAAAATATCAGAAAAAATACACTCAGTACTACATGGCATTATTGGGAGACTGAGGCATATATTGACATTTAGGAATATTGAGACATATTCTACGCTCGTTTGATTTTATTGCTTTCACTTCGCCATCAAAATTATGAGTTATGATTGACTTGACCTTATATATATTATTTGACAGGTTGGTGGCTAAtaaatgtgcatcccaaatggcaccctatttcctatatagtgcactacttttgaccagagccttatgggccctagtcaaaagtagtataATATAGGAAATATGGTGCTATTTTGGATGCACACAATAGCACTTGGAGTCACTTAATATCCCTGCAGGGCAAGAGATCTGCCAGAGGATCTGGAATTTTAAACAGCGATTCATATCTTGCTCACAGCAGTAATacaaatccccccaaaacatttcccaAAAACTTTGCATCAAGAACAGTTTGAACAGCTAAAACATTGTGAGCCAGAGCCTATCCCAGTTTTACCATACACCCTAATTAGCTACATTTCATCATCCACCCTAACTCTGCCATTGTGAACTACGTATTCACATGCACGCAGCAACTGTTGCACTCACACACAACTACCCACGATCACTTCAACTGGAGTATATGACCTCAAGGCATTTCAGATTCTCCCAAAATATCTCTGAAGCTTGCTACAAGTCTTGTTCTGTCTCTTCATCCTCTCCTGCATTATTTATGAGTTGAATCAAAGTGGTTCCTACAGGTGACAGGTCTGTGCCGGGGTTTGCTTATGTCGACTGCACATATTGATGCTTTGATTAATTTGTGACCTTGAGTGCAGAAGCCACGGCTCCGTGTGTGATAGTAGATGAAGCTGTCTGTAAGGCTATAAGAGCAGGACTGCTGATGAAGACTCCCTATGACAGAGCACCGTGCATATATTAGCTTGTTTATGGCAGTCAGTCAACACACACAGGTGGAATCAAGAGGCAAAAATATTTTTGCtggttgtttcttttttttgtgccTAATGTTCTTGTGCTCAGCCATCTGTGTAGGACCTGTGTTCAGATTCTGTCCAAGCTGCTCTGTGCCTGATATTATACAGCACGTGTAATATCCACACACATTTGGTGTTTCATTTCTAAGCTATTAAGGTCAAGTGTTGAAATAAATACTTAAGTGTGGTAATGCTAGCTATCATTTGCACCAATCATTTTCAGACTCCTTTATTTCATGGTTTCATACAAGGGAATGGTTTTATTGGCAAGAGATTCCTCCTCGTGGCCCAGGTGGGAGAGGGTGTGTAACCATATTATGTAAATATGTTTTTCACAGTAGATCGAAAAAATATACTTAAAAGAAAACAACCCCCATGCTAATAAGGAGAGCAAGTATTGAATTCTAAACTTAATGAGCGATGCTCTCCTGTTTGCTTCCACGAAGCTCACGCTAATTTCCCTTTTTATTACTTAATGCTAAGAGCCTGTTGTTACTTCACTCACATGCCTTCCGCTCATAATTAGATCAAATGGACGTTTGAGTGGTGGTAAATGTTCTTCCAACATTATGTTAATAAAGTATCTTTAGTTGCGGGAAGAATAGTTGAGATGAGGTGAAGATGCATTGGAAAGCTGCTGCTGTTGCTTTGTGATGCCATTTCAATAGAAAGGCTCATCTCCGACGGGTAGCTAACACTCCTTGCTTGTGTTTAACACGGGTGATACCGCCATGCAGTTGTATAACGTATTGTCTAGTTGTGTTTAACATGGGTGATAGCGCCATGCACATGTATAACGTATTGTCTAGTTGTGTTTAATATGGGTGGTGTGCTATCCACTTGTATAACGTATTGTCTAGTTGTGTTTAACACAGGTGGTAACACCATGCACATGTATATTGTCTAGTTGTGTTTAACATGGGTATTGTCTAGTTGTGTTTAATACAGGTGGTGTGCCATCCACTTGTATAACATATTGTCAAGTTGTGTTTAACGCGGGTGATAACGCCATGCACTATAATATATTTTCTAGTTATTTATCTTATTTAGCTCCCTTAGGGATTTCTTTTCCACTTGTGTTTTTGTTTGATATGCAGCAGGAGGTTGTGGTAAGAGGAAACAATTTATTGTGCGATTAAGTCAAGGGGTGTTGACCTCTGTGGACTCATTTGGGCTGAGGAAACAGAGGGATCAGTCCACACACGGCCCGACTCAGCCGCCTGCCACTTAGTAGAGAGTGCATTGCATTCCCAAGTCCCAAATGCTACAGTTAGTTACAGTTCAAAGGCAGCACTCTTTTAAAACACCACAAAGAATACAACACATTTACAGAAATCCCATCAAAGACTACAAAAATTGAGTTGTGTTTGTTACTTCTATAAATAGGGAATTAAGATAACAACGCACTGTCACTAGCATGCTAACAAAGAATATCTGGGAAATCAGTATAGCCATATGAATACTTCACAAAAAATGATTGCACTCACCTATATTTTACCACTTTTAAGTGCTGAATATTGACATTCTCCAAATGGATTAGGGGTGTATGGCAGAAATGGGGTTGATATACACTACCTTCAAAAGTTTGGGGGcacttggaaatgtccttgttttttgtccattaatttgggacagggggcagtat comes from Salmo trutta chromosome 7, fSalTru1.1, whole genome shotgun sequence and encodes:
- the LOC115197504 gene encoding leucine-rich repeat neuronal protein 3 codes for the protein MKKTAFLACLLAELALTAFVLASEGGAAHCSALCRCEIRPWFSPSSIYTEAPTVDCNDLGLSTMPERLPSDTQVLLLQTNNIISVEKPLDYLANITEIDLSQNNISSVSDVHLGPLPQLLSLHMEENWVQALSDNCLPSLPNLQEFYINHNLISSISPGAFRGLGRLLRLHLNSNHLRGINRVWFQPLPRLEILMIGENPIAQLSDMNFKPLVNLRSLVLARMNLSEIPDDTLVGLDNLESVSFFDNLFDRVPQAALKKAKSLKFLDLNKNPIERIQRGDFVDMIHLKELGINSMPVLVSIDSFALNNLPELTKIEATNNPKLSYIHPNAFHKLPRLETLMLNSNALSALHHSTVDSLPNLREVSMHSNPIRCDCVIRWINMNQTGVRFMEPDSLFCVDPPEYQGQHVRKVHFREMTEICLPLISPGSLPDRVTVGKRSSVTLHCRAFGEPEPEIYWVTPSGDRVLPNSVSDKYYMHPEGTFDIYDTTMLEAGLYTCVAHNLVGADLKSVLLVVDGYFPHPSDNGNALHVDVRSVQPNSVSVSWDNTHGGLISNIKWFTMANAKHPSMAYTARVPTDVKVYRLTHLNPSTQYRVCVEVTSMQLRHNKDCVNVTTKGLAYTVESSEKWDTVVMAACAVLFIVVAVACSIIYTSLQSQHFYRKLMVDQTESMLGPSTRPSSASSLTELCVAGVKVKATVIDLPDNSM